In Lachnospiraceae bacterium, one DNA window encodes the following:
- a CDS encoding transposase, with amino-acid sequence MNTTVRIALKLIPDSLQTQPVFLCVDDTMVSKFGTKFENVSKLFDHAAHNGSNYLNGHCFVSVMLCVPVWNGDKVFYLSVPLGYRMWQKKESKLELAASMIRQVMPEFHSKDHVVILCDSWYTKQNLVSIIDEYPDLDLISNARIDSVMYDLAPAQTGHRGRPAKHGKRLSVETDFTFSNEKIGDYYTGVRRVLAKIFGNREILAYVTATEKEHGTKRLFFSTIFPEDLQIFCAWQEKAPLNQTGSDRMKYIPLLLYSFRWNIETSYCEQKTFWSFCNYMVRSCKGIEMLVNLINISYCAMKILPYQNEHFSEYRTKSVQEFRFELSQGIRSQIFFSTFVKNIETHIKSNAMTKTLKQLIHQQVYHL; translated from the coding sequence ATGAATACCACTGTCAGGATTGCTTTGAAGCTGATACCGGATTCATTGCAGACGCAGCCTGTATTTCTGTGTGTGGATGATACGATGGTATCTAAATTTGGCACAAAATTTGAAAATGTTTCAAAACTGTTTGACCACGCCGCACACAACGGTTCCAACTATCTGAATGGACACTGCTTTGTGAGTGTCATGCTCTGCGTACCTGTCTGGAATGGGGATAAAGTATTTTATCTTTCCGTTCCTCTTGGTTATCGTATGTGGCAGAAAAAAGAGTCTAAACTGGAACTGGCAGCCTCCATGATCCGGCAGGTTATGCCTGAATTTCACAGCAAAGATCATGTCGTCATCCTTTGTGACAGTTGGTATACAAAACAGAACCTGGTATCCATCATTGATGAATATCCGGATCTGGATCTGATTAGCAATGCAAGGATTGATTCTGTCATGTATGATCTTGCACCTGCACAGACCGGTCATCGGGGACGTCCTGCCAAACATGGAAAACGTCTTTCTGTTGAAACAGATTTTACGTTTTCCAATGAAAAGATCGGTGATTATTATACCGGTGTCCGCCGGGTTCTCGCTAAGATCTTCGGCAACAGGGAAATCCTTGCCTATGTCACTGCCACAGAAAAAGAACATGGTACAAAACGACTGTTTTTCAGTACCATTTTCCCGGAAGATCTACAGATTTTCTGTGCATGGCAGGAAAAAGCACCATTGAACCAGACCGGAAGTGACCGTATGAAATACATTCCACTGTTGCTATATTCGTTTCGCTGGAATATTGAAACAAGCTATTGTGAACAGAAAACGTTCTGGTCTTTTTGCAACTATATGGTGCGAAGCTGCAAAGGGATTGAAATGCTGGTTAATCTGATCAACATCAGTTACTGTGCCATGAAGATTCTGCCCTATCAGAACGAACATTTTTCTGAGTACCGTACAAAAAGCGTACAGGAGTTTCGTTTTGAATTAAGTCAGGGCATTCGCAGTCAGATATTTTTTTCCACTTTCGTGAAAAATATCGAAACACATATAAAATCAAATGCTATGACAAAGACCTTAAAACAGCTGATTCATCAACAAGTCTATCATTTATAA
- a CDS encoding DUF6219 family protein encodes MKAHKYWSIGAIVTMVGTFYTGYKGLKAAHKYFAFGSLICMIMAVYSGHKMISGNKRTRKQVELKEVEE; translated from the coding sequence ATGAAAGCACATAAATATTGGTCAATCGGAGCAATAGTTACAATGGTTGGAACTTTTTATACAGGATATAAAGGGTTAAAAGCAGCACACAAATACTTTGCATTTGGCTCTCTGATATGCATGATTATGGCAGTCTATTCTGGTCATAAAATGATTTCTGGCAATAAGAGGACAAGAAAACAGGTGGAATTGAAAGAAGTGGAGGAATAA
- the bcp gene encoding thioredoxin-dependent thiol peroxidase, translating to MLEVGKKAPDFELPDQNGEMHKLSNYLGKKVILYFYPKDNTPGCTKQACGFSERYPQFTEKGAVILGVSKDSVASHKRFEEKYGLAFTLLADPERKVIEAYDVWKEKKNYGKVSMGVVRTTYLIDEQGIIIKANDKVKAADDPENMLKELA from the coding sequence ATGTTAGAAGTAGGAAAAAAAGCACCGGACTTTGAATTGCCGGATCAGAATGGAGAAATGCATAAATTAAGTAATTATTTAGGTAAAAAAGTAATTTTATATTTTTACCCAAAGGATAATACACCAGGCTGTACAAAACAGGCATGTGGTTTTTCAGAGCGTTATCCTCAATTTACCGAAAAAGGTGCGGTGATCCTTGGAGTAAGCAAGGACTCTGTAGCGTCTCACAAGAGATTTGAAGAAAAATACGGACTGGCATTTACGCTATTAGCAGATCCGGAGCGTAAAGTTATTGAAGCATATGATGTCTGGAAAGAAAAGAAAAATTATGGAAAAGTATCTATGGGTGTAGTAAGAACTACATATCTTATTGATGAGCAGGGAATCATTATAAAGGCAAATGATAAAGTCAAGGCGGCAGATGATCCTGAAAATATGCTTAAGGAATTGGCATAA
- the yaaA gene encoding peroxide stress protein YaaA has translation MKIILSPAKKMIVDTDNLAPVELPVYIDKTAEVLNWMKSKSKEDLKAIWKCNDKIAEQNFNRLENMDLYNRLTPAVLAYEGIAFQYMAPSVFEIQQFEYLQNHLRILSAFYGILKPMDGVTPYRLEMQAKVGIGDAKNLYEYWGELLYRSVIDDSRIIINLASKEYSKCIEKYLTPQDRYITIVFCELSGDKLVTKGTYAKMARGEIVRFIAENNIENPVEIQKFDRLGYSFRSDLSSDSEYVFERKIK, from the coding sequence ATGAAGATTATTTTATCACCTGCAAAAAAGATGATTGTAGATACCGATAACTTAGCACCGGTTGAACTACCTGTCTATATTGATAAGACAGCAGAAGTATTAAACTGGATGAAAAGCAAATCAAAAGAAGATCTGAAAGCTATCTGGAAATGTAATGACAAGATTGCAGAGCAGAACTTTAACAGATTGGAAAATATGGATCTTTATAACAGGCTTACTCCGGCTGTTTTAGCATATGAAGGGATTGCATTTCAATATATGGCACCATCTGTGTTTGAAATCCAGCAGTTTGAGTATTTGCAAAATCATTTAAGAATCTTGTCTGCGTTTTATGGCATTTTAAAACCAATGGATGGTGTGACTCCTTATCGTCTTGAAATGCAGGCAAAGGTTGGAATTGGAGATGCAAAAAATCTGTATGAGTACTGGGGAGAATTGTTATACCGCTCAGTAATCGATGACAGTAGGATTATCATTAATCTTGCATCAAAAGAATACTCAAAATGTATAGAAAAGTATCTGACACCACAGGACAGATATATTACGATTGTATTTTGTGAGTTATCCGGAGATAAATTGGTAACAAAAGGTACCTATGCCAAGATGGCTCGTGGTGAAATAGTCAGATTCATAGCGGAAAATAATATTGAAAATCCGGTGGAGATTCAGAAATTTGACAGACTCGGATATTCGTTTAGGTCTGATTTATCTTCAGATTCAGAATATGTATTTGAACGCAAAATAAAATAG
- a CDS encoding transcriptional repressor, translated as MTSRRNTIQKDLVRNTVYEMRRHVTANEVYEFIKEAYPTIGKGTVYRNLDILVEEGALRKVEVPDGPNRFDFTLKNHYHVRCIKCGEIFDVDMDQIPDLLERIHNTHGIEFVDYDISFKGICPKCREKVKEEQHG; from the coding sequence ATGACAAGTAGGAGAAATACCATTCAAAAAGATCTTGTAAGAAATACCGTATACGAAATGAGAAGACATGTTACGGCTAATGAAGTGTATGAATTTATAAAAGAAGCATATCCAACAATTGGAAAAGGAACTGTATATAGAAATCTTGATATATTGGTAGAGGAAGGTGCATTAAGAAAGGTTGAAGTTCCGGATGGACCGAACCGATTTGATTTTACATTGAAAAATCATTACCATGTAAGATGTATAAAGTGCGGTGAAATTTTTGATGTGGATATGGATCAAATACCGGATTTGCTGGAAAGAATTCATAACACTCATGGAATTGAATTTGTGGATTATGATATTTCATTTAAAGGCATTTGCCCGAAATGCAGGGAGAAGGTAAAGGAGGAACAGCATGGATAG
- a CDS encoding rubrerythrin family protein, whose protein sequence is MAENKYAGTQTEKNLQEAFAGESQARNKYTYFASVAKKEGYEQMSALFLKTADNEKEHAKMWFKELAGIGDTKENLAAAAEGENYEWTDMYDGFAKTAEEEGFPELAAKFRAVGEIEKHHEERYRALLKNIETAQVFEKSEVKVWECRNCGHIVVGTKAPEVCPVCNHPKSYFEVHEENY, encoded by the coding sequence ATGGCAGAAAACAAATATGCAGGAACACAGACAGAGAAGAATTTACAGGAGGCATTTGCAGGGGAATCACAGGCAAGAAATAAGTATACCTATTTTGCTTCTGTAGCGAAAAAGGAAGGTTACGAGCAGATGTCAGCATTGTTTTTAAAGACTGCAGATAATGAGAAAGAACATGCAAAGATGTGGTTCAAGGAATTAGCAGGAATTGGTGATACAAAGGAAAACCTGGCGGCAGCGGCAGAAGGCGAAAATTATGAGTGGACAGATATGTATGATGGCTTTGCTAAAACAGCTGAGGAAGAAGGATTCCCTGAGCTTGCAGCAAAATTCAGGGCAGTAGGTGAGATTGAGAAGCACCATGAGGAAAGATATCGTGCACTTCTTAAGAATATTGAAACTGCACAGGTATTTGAAAAGAGCGAAGTTAAGGTATGGGAATGCCGTAACTGCGGACATATTGTGGTAGGAACTAAGGCGCCTGAGGTATGTCCGGTATGTAACCACCCAAAGAGCTATTTTGAAGTACATGAAGAAAACTATTAA
- a CDS encoding L-lactate dehydrogenase, with protein MIGCGFVGSASVFALMQSGLFTEIVLIDADKNKAEGEAMDISHGIPFASPMKIYAGDYDDVADAAIVVISAGAGQKPGETRLDLVNKNVAIFKSIIPEIAKRNFVGIMLVVANPVDILTQVAIKLSGLPENRVIGSGTVLDSARLRYKLGEHLSVDSRSVHAFIVGEHGDSEVVAWSSANVSGVPLSEMCEMRGHYKHKENTAEIATAVKNSAYEIINKKHATYYGIAMSVKRICEVIMRDEKSILPVSHMIHGVYDIDGVSLSMPAIVGADGIESDIPINLSGEEALKLKESADSLKKIMETIEL; from the coding sequence ATGATAGGCTGTGGCTTTGTTGGTTCTGCATCGGTATTTGCTCTGATGCAGAGTGGCTTGTTTACAGAGATTGTCCTTATCGATGCAGATAAGAACAAGGCAGAAGGAGAAGCGATGGATATCAGTCATGGTATTCCATTTGCGAGTCCGATGAAAATATATGCCGGAGATTATGATGATGTGGCTGATGCTGCAATTGTTGTCATATCTGCCGGAGCGGGACAGAAACCGGGAGAGACAAGGCTTGATCTCGTAAATAAAAATGTAGCAATATTTAAGTCAATCATTCCTGAAATAGCAAAGAGAAATTTTGTAGGTATCATGCTTGTAGTTGCGAATCCGGTAGATATCCTGACTCAGGTAGCCATAAAGTTATCAGGACTTCCAGAAAACAGGGTTATTGGATCGGGTACTGTGTTAGATAGTGCCAGATTAAGATATAAGCTTGGTGAGCATTTATCTGTGGACAGCAGGAGTGTTCATGCATTTATAGTAGGTGAGCATGGAGACAGCGAAGTTGTAGCATGGTCATCAGCCAATGTATCTGGTGTTCCATTAAGTGAAATGTGTGAAATGCGTGGACATTACAAGCACAAGGAAAACACGGCAGAAATAGCTACAGCAGTCAAGAACAGTGCTTATGAGATTATAAACAAAAAGCACGCTACATATTATGGAATTGCAATGTCTGTAAAAAGAATCTGCGAAGTGATTATGAGAGATGAAAAATCAATACTTCCTGTATCACACATGATTCATGGAGTATATGATATTGACGGAGTATCGTTAAGTATGCCAGCTATTGTAGGTGCAGATGGTATTGAGTCTGATATACCTATTAATTTAAGTGGCGAGGAAGCGTTAAAGCTTAAGGAATCTGCAGATTCATTGAAAAAGATTATGGAGACAATTGAATTATAA